A section of the Pseudanabaena mucicola str. Chao 1806 genome encodes:
- the rpmI gene encoding 50S ribosomal protein L35: MPKLKTRKSAAKRFKVTGSGKFARRHAGRNHLLEHKTTARKSRLGQKAIVDETDNDRVSAMLPYA, from the coding sequence GTGCCTAAGCTCAAAACTCGTAAATCTGCCGCCAAGCGATTCAAGGTGACGGGTAGCGGCAAGTTTGCTCGCCGCCACGCTGGTCGCAACCACCTACTAGAGCATAAAACCACTGCCCGTAAGAGCAGATTAGGTCAAAAAGCAATAGTTGATGAGACTGATAATGACAGAGTAAGTGCAATGTTGCCTTACGCCTAA
- the rplT gene encoding 50S ribosomal protein L20, whose translation MTRVKRGNVARKRRNKVLKLAKGFRGSHSKLFRTANQQVMKALRNAYRDRRKKKRDFRSLWITRINAAARQQGLSYSKFAGLLKKANIDINRKMLSQIAILDPDAFTAIVEKAKSVA comes from the coding sequence ATGACGAGAGTAAAACGCGGTAACGTAGCTAGAAAGCGCCGCAATAAAGTATTGAAATTAGCCAAAGGCTTTCGCGGATCGCACTCTAAGCTGTTCCGCACTGCTAACCAGCAGGTAATGAAAGCTCTTCGTAACGCCTATCGCGATCGCCGCAAGAAGAAGCGCGATTTCCGTAGTCTTTGGATTACCCGCATTAATGCTGCGGCTCGCCAACAAGGATTGAGCTATAGCAAGTTTGCAGGTTTACTTAAGAAAGCAAATATCGACATTAACCGTAAGATGCTTTCGCAAATCGCGATCCTTGATCCTGATGCATTTACAGCGATTGTGGAAAAAGCAAAATCCGTCGCTTAA
- the smc gene encoding chromosome segregation protein SMC, whose product MYIKNVELTRFKSFGSTTSIPLLQGFTVVSGPNGSGKSNILDALLFALGLAGSKGMRADRLPDLVNQAHSKKGRMVEANVTVTFALEEAEVTAMQAEGLEIPTAEGQNVGEWTVMRKLRVTTQGTYTSTYYINGTPCNLGELHEQLAKFRIYPEGYNVVLQGDVTGIISMNSRERREIIDELAGVGEFDRKIATAKDKLDDVKTQEERFRIVEQELIANKEKLKGDRVKAEKYKALRLEYERMEASEAVLQKREITYQQSLRNVELVNNREQCGNIENDLLELSQVIEMGTVQLNELSDRVHTLGEEEYLSVSSNLSAQQAELRGLQRQQQSLTSSYQNNQNHIVSTQEEIDRLLRESEHLESQKQLHEEALATSEKTRDQQASIVSQYRKEVQAIASASSEWVRQQTQLRQDIDHIQTELDPQKQEQTRIREVLNQRSLQLESQEKELQEIMAGEGRYAVDMLSNHSLEDALRLQEVEVNRSETLVQSLAKTLSEAQLEVQLQNETIDRLNQEQRVKTRQLDKLEAQVQASREVQGTKASQVIIESELSGVYGLVAQLGLVEPRYQLALEICAGGRLGNLVVDSDQVAAEAIALLKRERAGRATFLPLNKLQPAKLPSHIEAQKLGAIDYAFNLVSYEEPYRDVFYFVFGNTLVFEHLDQARFHIGKYRMVTLEGEILETSGAMTGGSAPLHTSLHFGNTKPAESSETKQLRDRLLEIDQMLARLNQRLRGALTGIAKYEEQLQSARTTHREAQLKRDRIYEQVERNSRDHSRLQDQIQQTRAAIEIGHAQLNTLDGNIAELEAKLLVKRAELAELERSGTHTRWLLAQEALQGQEALLNSAEIELRTAKQQLGELENQHQLALEKMAQRQSRLQELRNTQTELINNTAKIQNQIKQTENAIASYQSRLDVLEQIIGAAKQERDACERSLRNQKQQQQQQEWQLQKNHERQVELEKQIAQFTEQLQQIELPDIVPEVPEGMTLEQLQLEQRRLLKRIQSMEPVNMMAIAEYEATSERLEELSSRLETLNQERTELLIRIENFTTLRQRAFMQAFDAVNGHFKEIFAELSDGDGYLQLENPNAPLSGGLTLVAHPKGKQVQHLSSMSGGEKSLTALSFIFALQRYRPSPFYAFDEVDMFLDGANVERLSKMVRKQANLAQFIVVSLRRPMIEASERTIGVTQARGEHTQVLGLELRSS is encoded by the coding sequence ATGTACATTAAAAATGTAGAACTCACTAGATTTAAGTCCTTTGGCTCGACCACATCAATCCCACTATTGCAGGGTTTTACAGTGGTTTCGGGACCTAACGGTTCGGGCAAATCAAATATTTTAGATGCTTTGCTATTTGCGCTCGGTCTAGCAGGCTCAAAGGGGATGCGTGCTGATCGCTTGCCAGATTTAGTCAACCAAGCCCATAGCAAAAAGGGTCGGATGGTGGAAGCAAATGTAACTGTGACCTTTGCATTGGAAGAAGCAGAAGTCACCGCCATGCAGGCAGAAGGGCTCGAAATTCCCACAGCCGAAGGACAGAATGTGGGGGAATGGACAGTTATGCGGAAGTTGCGTGTGACGACACAGGGAACCTACACTTCCACATATTACATTAATGGAACTCCTTGCAATTTGGGCGAGCTTCATGAACAGTTAGCAAAGTTCCGCATTTATCCTGAGGGCTATAATGTTGTTTTACAAGGGGACGTTACGGGCATTATTTCCATGAATTCGCGGGAACGTCGGGAAATCATTGATGAATTGGCAGGGGTGGGTGAGTTCGATCGCAAAATTGCTACGGCAAAGGATAAACTTGATGATGTGAAGACGCAAGAAGAGCGATTTCGGATTGTCGAACAGGAATTAATTGCCAACAAAGAAAAACTGAAGGGCGATCGCGTTAAGGCAGAAAAATATAAAGCCCTCCGCCTAGAATACGAACGGATGGAAGCATCAGAGGCAGTTCTTCAAAAGCGCGAGATTACTTATCAACAGTCACTACGTAATGTCGAGCTAGTCAATAATCGCGAACAATGCGGCAATATTGAGAATGACTTACTTGAGCTGTCTCAGGTAATTGAGATGGGAACTGTACAGCTTAATGAATTGAGCGATCGCGTCCATACCCTCGGTGAAGAAGAATATCTCTCAGTTTCCAGTAATCTATCAGCACAACAGGCGGAATTGCGTGGATTACAACGGCAGCAACAATCTCTGACTAGTTCCTATCAAAATAACCAAAATCACATTGTTAGTACTCAAGAGGAAATTGATCGACTCCTTCGTGAATCTGAACACTTAGAATCTCAAAAACAACTTCACGAAGAAGCCTTAGCTACATCAGAGAAGACTCGCGATCAACAAGCTTCGATTGTTTCCCAATATCGAAAAGAAGTACAAGCGATCGCCTCAGCTTCATCGGAATGGGTGCGTCAGCAAACACAGTTACGTCAAGATATCGATCATATCCAAACAGAGCTAGATCCCCAAAAGCAAGAACAAACCAGAATTAGAGAAGTCCTCAATCAGCGATCGCTCCAACTAGAATCACAGGAAAAGGAACTCCAAGAAATCATGGCTGGCGAAGGGCGCTATGCCGTAGATATGCTCTCAAATCATTCCTTAGAAGATGCACTGCGTTTACAAGAAGTAGAGGTCAATAGATCAGAGACTTTAGTGCAAAGTCTTGCTAAAACCTTGTCAGAAGCTCAACTCGAAGTACAACTGCAAAATGAAACGATTGATCGCCTCAATCAAGAGCAACGAGTCAAAACCCGTCAACTAGATAAGCTAGAAGCACAGGTACAGGCAAGTCGTGAGGTACAAGGCACTAAAGCATCGCAGGTGATCATCGAATCTGAACTGTCGGGAGTCTATGGACTGGTTGCTCAGTTAGGACTAGTGGAGCCTCGCTATCAGCTAGCGCTCGAAATCTGTGCAGGTGGTCGTTTAGGAAATCTAGTAGTGGATAGTGATCAGGTTGCTGCCGAGGCGATCGCTTTACTTAAGCGGGAACGTGCAGGACGCGCTACCTTCTTACCATTAAATAAATTGCAACCTGCCAAGTTACCTTCACACATAGAAGCTCAAAAATTAGGAGCCATTGATTACGCCTTTAATCTTGTCTCTTACGAGGAACCCTATCGTGATGTCTTCTACTTTGTCTTTGGCAATACGCTTGTATTTGAGCACCTCGACCAAGCGCGTTTCCATATTGGTAAATATCGGATGGTGACGCTAGAGGGGGAAATTTTAGAAACTTCTGGCGCAATGACGGGTGGTAGTGCTCCTTTACATACCAGCCTCCATTTCGGTAATACCAAGCCTGCAGAATCGTCAGAGACTAAGCAACTGCGCGATCGCCTATTAGAAATTGACCAAATGTTAGCGCGATTGAATCAACGTTTGCGTGGTGCTTTGACAGGTATTGCTAAATATGAAGAGCAATTACAATCCGCCAGAACCACCCATCGTGAAGCACAACTTAAACGCGATCGCATCTATGAGCAAGTCGAACGCAACAGTCGCGATCACTCACGCCTACAAGATCAAATTCAACAAACCCGAGCCGCCATTGAAATTGGTCATGCACAGTTAAATACCCTTGATGGCAATATTGCCGAACTAGAAGCAAAATTACTAGTAAAACGTGCAGAACTTGCAGAATTAGAAAGGTCGGGAACCCATACCCGATGGCTACTGGCTCAAGAAGCTTTACAAGGGCAAGAAGCTTTACTCAACAGTGCAGAAATTGAACTGCGAACTGCAAAACAACAATTGGGTGAATTAGAAAATCAGCATCAACTTGCGCTAGAAAAAATGGCTCAGCGCCAAAGTCGTCTTCAAGAACTGCGGAATACTCAAACAGAACTGATTAACAACACTGCCAAAATTCAAAATCAAATTAAACAAACTGAAAATGCGATCGCCTCTTACCAATCACGCCTTGATGTCCTAGAGCAAATTATCGGTGCAGCTAAGCAGGAGCGTGATGCCTGTGAGCGATCGCTACGCAATCAAAAGCAACAACAACAACAACAGGAATGGCAGTTACAAAAAAATCACGAACGTCAGGTAGAACTAGAAAAACAAATTGCCCAATTTACCGAACAACTGCAGCAAATTGAACTGCCAGATATCGTTCCTGAAGTTCCCGAAGGCATGACCCTTGAGCAATTACAACTAGAACAACGTCGCTTACTCAAGCGGATTCAGTCGATGGAACCCGTCAATATGATGGCGATCGCTGAATATGAAGCAACTTCTGAGCGTCTGGAAGAACTTAGTAGTCGGCTGGAAACACTCAACCAAGAACGGACTGAACTCTTAATTAGAATTGAGAACTTTACGACTCTGCGTCAACGTGCCTTCATGCAAGCATTTGATGCTGTAAACGGACATTTCAAAGAAATCTTTGCGGAACTCTCTGATGGAGATGGCTATCTCCAATTAGAAAATCCCAATGCGCCACTCAGTGGTGGACTGACACTCGTTGCTCATCCCAAAGGTAAGCAGGTACAACATCTCTCATCCATGTCTGGAGGCGAAAAATCCCTCACTGCACTTAGTTTTATCTTCGCTCTCCAGCGCTATCGTCCATCCCCCTTCTATGCTTTTGATGAAGTGGATATGTTCCTTGATGGCGCAAATGTTGAACGTCTCTCGAAAATGGTACGCAAGCAAGCTAATCTCGCTCAATTCATTGTAGTTAGCCTTCGCCGACCTATGATCGAAGCTTCAGAACGCACGATTGGAGTAACGCAAGCACGAGGTGAGCATACTCAAGTATTAGGATTAGAACTGCGATCAAGTTGA
- the radA gene encoding DNA repair protein RadA: MAKTKSRYVCNNCGEDFPQMYGKCPACASWGTLQEEIVPVMSTNTNAIATFSHLSTAKSKGKIQARESLTLSQITDNDQARSPSGYEELDRVLGGGIVAGSLVLIGGEPGIGKSTLLLGMAQKLMSRYPTLYVCAEESAQQVKLRSQRLGILEENSDALYLLAETDLETVLRELQSLRPKVAVIDSIQALYFSNLNAAPGSVSQVRECTAALMRVAKRENISLFIVGHVTKEGSIAGPKVLEHMVDTVLYFEGDRFATHRLLRSVKNRFGATQEIGVFEMIDRGLREVANPSELFLGNRDEAVSGTATIVACEGTRPIVVELQALVSPTSYSSPRRTTTGIETNRFLQILAVLEKRIGIPLSKLDAYVAAAGGLNVAEPAVDLGVAIAVAASFRDRMVDPRTVMIGEVGLGGQVRPVSQLDMRLKEAAKLGFKRAIIPSMQVMQNYGMEIVTVTKVLDAIIAALPRTKFEASKPSED; this comes from the coding sequence ATGGCAAAAACAAAATCTCGATATGTATGCAATAACTGCGGTGAAGACTTCCCACAGATGTATGGAAAATGTCCCGCTTGCGCTAGTTGGGGAACGTTGCAAGAAGAGATAGTTCCTGTCATGTCCACAAATACCAATGCGATCGCCACATTCTCGCATCTCAGTACAGCCAAATCTAAGGGAAAAATACAAGCTAGAGAATCTTTAACGCTTTCACAAATTACCGACAATGACCAAGCGCGATCCCCATCTGGCTATGAAGAACTCGATCGCGTATTGGGTGGAGGCATTGTGGCTGGTTCCCTTGTGCTGATTGGTGGTGAACCAGGGATTGGCAAAAGTACACTGTTATTGGGCATGGCGCAAAAACTGATGAGTCGCTATCCCACGCTCTATGTCTGTGCGGAGGAGTCAGCACAACAGGTGAAACTGCGATCGCAGAGATTGGGAATTCTTGAAGAGAACTCTGATGCTCTCTATTTATTGGCGGAAACTGATTTAGAGACAGTCTTAAGAGAATTGCAATCTCTCCGCCCGAAAGTTGCCGTAATTGATAGTATTCAAGCGCTTTATTTCTCAAATTTAAATGCTGCCCCTGGTTCCGTTTCACAGGTACGAGAATGTACGGCGGCGCTGATGCGCGTAGCTAAGCGAGAAAATATATCGCTATTTATCGTTGGTCATGTCACGAAGGAAGGCTCGATCGCAGGACCAAAGGTTCTAGAACATATGGTGGATACAGTGCTCTATTTTGAAGGCGATCGCTTTGCTACCCACCGACTATTACGATCAGTCAAAAATCGCTTTGGGGCAACACAGGAGATCGGTGTATTTGAGATGATTGATCGCGGCTTGCGTGAAGTTGCCAATCCTTCGGAATTATTTCTCGGCAATCGAGATGAAGCGGTTTCAGGCACAGCGACAATAGTAGCTTGTGAGGGAACGCGCCCAATAGTGGTGGAATTGCAAGCGCTCGTCAGTCCTACCAGTTATTCCTCGCCTCGCCGCACGACAACGGGCATAGAAACAAATCGCTTTCTGCAAATTCTGGCTGTTCTGGAAAAGCGAATCGGTATTCCTCTATCAAAACTGGATGCCTACGTGGCGGCAGCAGGTGGTTTGAATGTTGCGGAACCTGCGGTAGATTTGGGAGTAGCGATCGCTGTGGCGGCAAGTTTTCGCGATCGCATGGTCGATCCGCGCACAGTGATGATTGGCGAAGTGGGCTTGGGTGGGCAGGTGCGTCCCGTGTCGCAATTAGATATGCGATTAAAGGAAGCCGCAAAATTAGGTTTTAAAAGAGCGATTATTCCTAGTATGCAGGTGATGCAAAATTACGGCATGGAAATAGTAACTGTGACCAAGGTTTTGGATGCGATCATTGCAGCTTTGCCGCGCACCAAGTTTGAAGCTTCTAAGCCAAGTGAAGACTAA